The Hahella sp. HNIBRBA332 genome window below encodes:
- a CDS encoding GTPase has translation MDGQSTAPKITVPELKLTTLSFCEPNVKQLEHWVSQLPIANIGETAKRLYHAIIELNQLITAPANRFQLMEVIRGPIYYVCTELSKHFLNHSIVLPEKQRKIANLAQALQLHLANGYKLVIHDQLSASMSDRAKKSLATACHRAISDLSRCVLRASQLYCQSPTNVWLEIHQLYKFAHNYKFANAKVRDEQSKLFEETTLEHVYKRVLLLGCCKPNQMRQNDIAAAFEAFESWAQFTDVLDDAETTALFIVNPGADAAPHYRSLQSAAPSLDSFGFDTARLVDRLTDYIAYVNTHKKAPEGVLDMPVRMTDNVLSSLSQALGILTKRTFKRMSSTGRVFLSVGLSATHFFCANGVEFNTLLMSKNDDDNDVNYFMQRARKTDVWNSSFDAGPTRDDRGRAAEMSPINYPGINRIKQTETKSNYMQHIVPLVNTSPGGYCIQWVGDVPGNVQAGELLGVREDESHPWSISVIRWIRQIKQHGTQFGVELLAPSAKPCGVQLTQKTGEGSEFLRGLLLPELPSIGQPATLITPRLPFQVGHKVIINKQGRETKVQLCRRVSATGSFSQFEIKFLNQSLNQAQEEVKTTGASEDDFDSLWPSL, from the coding sequence ATGGACGGTCAAAGTACTGCGCCGAAAATAACTGTTCCTGAGCTCAAGCTCACCACGCTGTCCTTCTGCGAACCTAACGTTAAGCAATTGGAACATTGGGTGAGCCAGTTGCCCATCGCCAACATTGGTGAAACCGCCAAACGGCTATACCATGCGATTATTGAACTCAACCAACTGATTACCGCACCTGCTAACCGCTTTCAACTAATGGAAGTCATCCGTGGACCTATCTATTACGTCTGCACGGAGTTATCGAAGCATTTTCTTAACCATTCAATAGTTCTGCCGGAAAAACAGCGCAAAATCGCTAACCTTGCCCAAGCCCTGCAACTGCACCTCGCTAACGGCTATAAACTGGTGATTCACGACCAGCTCAGCGCCTCCATGTCGGACCGCGCCAAAAAGTCTCTGGCGACAGCCTGCCATCGCGCCATCAGTGACCTTTCCCGTTGCGTATTACGCGCCAGCCAGCTGTATTGCCAAAGCCCAACCAATGTTTGGCTGGAAATTCATCAGCTTTATAAGTTTGCGCACAACTATAAATTCGCCAACGCCAAAGTACGTGACGAACAGTCCAAGTTATTTGAAGAAACTACACTAGAGCATGTCTATAAGCGTGTGCTGTTGCTTGGCTGCTGCAAACCCAATCAGATGCGCCAGAATGATATCGCCGCCGCCTTCGAGGCCTTCGAGTCCTGGGCTCAATTCACAGATGTTCTGGACGACGCTGAAACAACCGCGTTATTTATCGTCAATCCCGGCGCAGATGCGGCGCCTCACTATCGCAGTCTGCAAAGCGCAGCGCCCAGCCTGGACTCTTTCGGTTTCGACACCGCCCGTCTGGTGGACAGACTGACGGACTACATCGCTTATGTGAATACGCATAAGAAAGCGCCCGAAGGCGTCTTGGACATGCCGGTGCGGATGACCGACAATGTATTGTCGTCGCTGAGCCAGGCGTTGGGCATTCTGACGAAGCGCACCTTTAAGCGCATGTCCAGCACCGGACGCGTATTCCTGAGCGTCGGCCTTTCCGCTACGCACTTTTTCTGCGCCAACGGCGTCGAATTCAATACCCTGCTGATGTCGAAAAACGACGATGACAATGACGTCAACTACTTCATGCAGCGCGCGCGCAAAACCGATGTCTGGAACTCCTCTTTCGACGCAGGCCCCACCCGCGACGATCGCGGCCGCGCTGCGGAAATGTCGCCTATCAATTATCCCGGCATCAACCGCATCAAGCAGACGGAGACCAAATCCAACTACATGCAGCATATCGTGCCCCTGGTGAATACCAGTCCAGGCGGCTATTGCATTCAATGGGTGGGCGACGTGCCAGGTAATGTCCAGGCCGGCGAATTGCTCGGCGTGCGTGAAGATGAGTCTCACCCCTGGAGCATTTCCGTCATCCGCTGGATCCGCCAAATCAAACAGCATGGCACCCAGTTCGGCGTGGAGCTGCTGGCGCCGAGCGCCAAGCCTTGCGGCGTACAACTCACGCAGAAAACCGGTGAAGGCAGCGAGTTCTTACGCGGACTGTTATTGCCGGAGCTTCCCTCCATCGGGCAGCCGGCGACGCTCATCACCCCACGCCTGCCGTTCCAGGTGGGTCACAAAGTCATCATCAACAAACAGGGACGCGAAACCAAAGTACAGCTTTGTCGCCGTGTGTCTGCTACCGGCAGTTTCAGTCAGTTTGAGATTAAGTTTTTAAATCAATCGCTTAATCAGGCCCAGGAAGAAGTAAAAACAACGGGCGCAAGCGAAGATGATTTTGATTCACTGTGGCCGTCCCTATAG
- a CDS encoding EAL domain-containing protein: protein MQKKNPTVHLLILDASQNDAEKVVSLLRNAGRATRAHRVTSLEDLEESLNSQVWDLFIAKEVDGEVTYKHCLEQIKRLEKDLPFILLTQTFDEDAALEGLKLGAREVLPVDALPRMVFSVKRELSDLEERRRRRNIEVHLREAEKRCNLLLESSMDAIAYINEGMHVFANKAYLDLFGYEDIDELMCIPVMDVLSSVSQEPFKDFLKAFNDAQQNQQHKELTCTIRKSDDSEVEVVLSCSQATYDGEACTQIIVRPEVDPELEEKLRKFSSEDLLTGLYNKVHFMEHLEGAIDKALNNDLQGSLLYLELDDFSTARNDYGIPGSDSILGDFANMLKSICPENYSLARLGDDTFAILATQVDDKGSEQLAENIRKQTEEHLFEVGDRTAQITVSIGIARINENAPKAEDLMSRAHRACSHIHSQEGKKKGNGVYLYNAVDFDATQPLDEDMVAVLQRSLDNGRFRLLFQPIIGLRGEGEEHYEAFLRMLNDKDEEISPSEFLPIDSNAELAIKLDRWVILQNIKSLSAHRAKGHDTKLFLNITPYTVLDKTFVQWLGLALKAAKLPGGALIFQIAEENAIEYLKQAKEFAAGIKRLGGKVSISRFGCALNPFNTIKHVECDYIKMDGSFTEEIQKDERSKEKLKEMITQLQELKKLTVVPFVENASVLSTLWQAGVNYIQGYYLQEPSPEMNYDFSEGE, encoded by the coding sequence ATGCAAAAAAAAAATCCAACGGTACATTTGCTGATCCTGGACGCCTCGCAAAATGATGCCGAAAAAGTAGTCAGCCTACTTCGGAATGCAGGGAGAGCCACGCGAGCTCACCGAGTCACCAGTCTGGAGGATTTGGAAGAGTCGCTAAACTCTCAGGTGTGGGATCTGTTCATCGCCAAAGAAGTCGACGGGGAAGTCACCTATAAGCACTGCCTCGAACAAATCAAAAGACTGGAAAAAGACCTTCCATTTATCCTTCTGACCCAGACCTTCGACGAGGACGCAGCCCTGGAAGGACTGAAGCTGGGAGCGCGCGAGGTATTGCCTGTAGACGCGCTTCCGCGCATGGTGTTTTCCGTCAAACGCGAGTTGAGCGACCTGGAAGAACGCCGACGTCGTCGCAACATTGAAGTGCATCTGCGGGAAGCGGAAAAGCGCTGCAACCTGTTGCTCGAAAGCTCCATGGACGCCATCGCCTACATCAACGAAGGTATGCACGTTTTCGCCAACAAAGCCTATTTGGACTTGTTCGGCTATGAAGACATCGATGAATTGATGTGTATTCCCGTCATGGACGTTCTGTCCAGCGTCAGTCAGGAACCCTTCAAGGATTTTCTTAAAGCGTTTAATGACGCCCAGCAAAATCAGCAACATAAAGAGCTGACCTGCACTATTCGCAAGAGCGACGACTCCGAAGTGGAAGTGGTGCTCAGCTGTTCACAGGCGACCTATGACGGCGAAGCCTGCACACAGATTATCGTGCGCCCGGAAGTCGATCCCGAGCTGGAAGAAAAACTGCGCAAGTTCAGCAGTGAAGACTTATTGACCGGCCTCTACAACAAAGTGCACTTTATGGAGCACCTGGAAGGCGCCATCGACAAGGCGCTCAACAACGACTTGCAGGGCAGCCTCCTGTATCTGGAGTTGGACGATTTCTCCACCGCCCGCAACGATTACGGCATCCCTGGCTCGGACAGCATTCTCGGCGACTTCGCCAACATGTTGAAGTCTATTTGCCCGGAAAATTACTCATTGGCCCGTCTTGGCGACGACACGTTCGCTATATTGGCGACCCAGGTCGATGACAAAGGCTCCGAGCAACTGGCGGAGAACATCCGCAAGCAAACGGAAGAACATCTGTTTGAAGTCGGCGACCGCACTGCGCAGATCACCGTCAGCATCGGTATCGCCCGCATCAATGAGAACGCCCCGAAAGCAGAAGATCTCATGAGTCGCGCCCACAGGGCCTGTTCGCACATTCACAGCCAGGAAGGCAAGAAGAAAGGCAACGGCGTTTACTTGTATAACGCTGTCGACTTCGACGCCACCCAGCCTTTGGATGAAGATATGGTGGCCGTACTGCAGCGTAGCCTGGACAACGGCCGTTTCCGCCTGCTGTTCCAGCCCATCATTGGTTTACGCGGCGAAGGCGAAGAGCATTACGAAGCCTTCCTGCGCATGCTGAACGATAAAGACGAGGAAATCAGCCCGTCCGAATTCCTCCCCATCGACAGCAACGCCGAGCTTGCAATCAAACTCGACCGCTGGGTGATTCTGCAAAACATCAAGAGCCTAAGCGCCCATCGCGCCAAAGGACACGACACCAAGCTATTCCTGAATATCACCCCTTACACTGTGCTGGATAAAACCTTCGTACAGTGGCTGGGCCTGGCGTTGAAGGCAGCCAAGTTGCCTGGCGGCGCACTGATATTCCAGATTGCGGAAGAAAACGCCATCGAATACCTGAAACAGGCCAAAGAGTTCGCCGCGGGCATTAAGCGCCTGGGCGGAAAAGTCTCGATCAGCCGTTTCGGTTGCGCCTTGAATCCTTTCAACACCATCAAGCACGTTGAATGCGATTACATCAAGATGGACGGTTCATTCACTGAAGAAATTCAAAAAGATGAGCGCTCCAAAGAGAAGCTGAAAGAAATGATCACTCAGTTGCAGGAGTTGAAAAAACTGACTGTAGTGCCTTTCGTGGAAAACGCGTCCGTACTGTCCACACTGTGGCAGGCGGGCGTCAACTACATTCAGGGGTACTATCTGCAGGAGCCCTCACCGGAAATGAATTACGACTTCAGCGAAGGCGAGTAG
- the epmA gene encoding EF-P lysine aminoacylase EpmA → MQQPDWRPSATIETLRKRADFIKRIRAFFDGRQVLEVDTPLLSSVTATDLNLDSFDVISADPEPRYLLTSPEHAMKRLLAAGSGAIYQITRAFRRGEFGARHNPEFAMLEWYRPGFSLQDLQREVEDLLASLGYEEKAECMSYRQVFQRFVDLDPYRAETSALQEAAAQASGMAASELSRDEALDVLMTHCVEPALKPLGAVFIRDYPPSQAALARVGADADGDAVAFRFELYINGVEIANAYDELIDPVEQRRRFEEDNIARSAAKKPVIPVDERLLEALAYMPESSGIALGVDRLFMVLEGKSRLEDVLGFPADRI, encoded by the coding sequence ATGCAACAGCCCGACTGGCGTCCAAGCGCCACAATCGAAACCCTTCGCAAAAGAGCTGATTTCATCAAGCGCATACGCGCTTTTTTCGATGGCCGGCAAGTCTTGGAAGTAGATACGCCTTTGCTGAGCAGCGTCACTGCGACAGACCTTAATCTGGACAGTTTTGATGTGATCAGCGCTGATCCCGAACCCCGATATCTACTGACTTCCCCAGAGCATGCTATGAAACGTTTGCTCGCCGCCGGCTCTGGTGCCATCTATCAGATTACCCGGGCGTTTCGGCGCGGTGAGTTTGGCGCTCGCCATAATCCGGAATTCGCGATGCTGGAGTGGTATCGCCCTGGTTTTTCTTTGCAGGACCTGCAACGGGAGGTGGAAGACCTTTTAGCCAGTCTGGGCTACGAAGAAAAAGCGGAATGCATGAGTTACCGGCAGGTGTTTCAGCGCTTTGTCGATCTGGACCCGTACAGGGCTGAAACCTCGGCGCTGCAGGAAGCTGCGGCGCAAGCCAGTGGTATGGCGGCGTCCGAGCTGAGTCGGGACGAGGCGTTGGATGTGCTGATGACTCACTGTGTCGAGCCCGCGTTGAAACCCCTGGGGGCGGTGTTTATCCGTGACTATCCGCCGAGTCAGGCGGCGCTGGCCAGAGTCGGTGCAGACGCCGACGGCGACGCGGTGGCTTTTCGCTTTGAGCTGTACATCAACGGCGTCGAAATCGCCAACGCCTATGACGAGCTGATAGACCCCGTTGAGCAAAGGCGGCGTTTTGAAGAAGACAATATCGCCAGGTCGGCGGCGAAGAAGCCGGTTATCCCTGTGGATGAGCGTTTACTTGAGGCGCTGGCTTATATGCCGGAATCGTCGGGTATAGCCTTAGGGGTGGACCGGCTTTTCATGGTGCTTGAAGGAAAAAGCCGGTTAGAGGACGTACTGGGTTTTCCTGCTGACAGAATCTAG
- a CDS encoding sulfurtransferase, which yields MANNLDSLPLILEPEQLEPLLGSPGLILVDLCRTENYQAAHLPGAIHIPPGATQYGRPPAPGLLPDESQLQAIVQHIGLRHDNHVVVYDDEGGGWAGRMIWLLDSIGFQRYSYLNGGLVAWHDEGRPLTREEPTVTPSDYDIQLRSEPTATLDQLQAELGDPALAIWDARSPQEYQGVRQTAMRNGHIPGAVNYEWTRAMDPSAGLRLRDLTVIKEELEALGLNADKRIVTHCQSHHRSGLTYLLGKALGFNMRAYAGSWGEWGNHPDTPIDQP from the coding sequence ATGGCGAACAACCTGGACTCCCTGCCGTTAATTCTTGAACCAGAACAACTGGAGCCGCTGCTCGGCTCGCCTGGCCTGATTCTCGTTGATCTTTGCCGCACCGAAAACTATCAGGCGGCGCACCTGCCGGGTGCGATTCATATTCCACCGGGGGCGACGCAATATGGCCGCCCGCCCGCGCCCGGCCTATTACCGGACGAGTCTCAGTTACAAGCCATTGTTCAACATATTGGATTACGTCATGACAACCATGTGGTGGTGTATGACGATGAAGGCGGCGGCTGGGCCGGCCGGATGATCTGGCTGCTTGATAGCATCGGATTTCAGCGTTACAGCTACTTGAACGGCGGCCTGGTCGCCTGGCATGACGAAGGCCGACCACTTACTCGCGAGGAGCCGACCGTCACTCCCAGCGACTACGATATTCAGTTGCGCTCAGAACCCACGGCGACCCTGGACCAGTTACAGGCTGAACTGGGCGACCCCGCGCTGGCGATATGGGACGCTCGATCGCCTCAGGAATACCAGGGAGTACGCCAAACCGCCATGCGCAATGGGCATATTCCCGGCGCGGTCAATTACGAGTGGACCCGGGCGATGGACCCATCCGCGGGCTTGCGTCTGCGCGACCTGACGGTAATCAAAGAGGAACTGGAAGCGCTCGGCCTTAACGCAGACAAACGCATCGTCACTCACTGCCAATCCCATCACCGCTCTGGACTGACTTATTTGCTCGGGAAGGCATTGGGCTTTAATATGCGCGCCTACGCTGGGTCTTGGGGCGAGTGGGGCAACCACCCCGATACGCCGATCGACCAGCCCTGA
- the serB gene encoding phosphoserine phosphatase SerB — protein MSEILLINVSGYDKPGLTSSITRIMAEHGLIILDIGQAVIHDYLTWGILVQIPDSEESANVLKELLFCIHALNLQVQFKPVSEQEYSEWAKGKGKERYIVTLLAREITAEQIARVSGITAEHYLNIDNISRLSSRLSLYEDRTSAQACIEFAVRGTPQNLDALKAEFLHVSNDLNLDIAFQKDDIYRRNRRLVVFDMDSTLIEAEVIDELAKEAGVGEQVAEITERAMRGELDFSQSFRKRVGLLKGLSESVLEKVQARLVMTEGAEKLISHLRMLGYKTAILSGGFTYFAKELQAKLGIDYVYANELDIKDGVVTGDVTGRIVDGARKAELLREIAEKEGLRLEQVIAVGDGANDLPMLSAAGLGIAFRAKPLVKESAKHAISNLGLDSILYLLGLRESDTALLAGGE, from the coding sequence GTGAGCGAAATACTACTGATTAATGTCTCCGGATATGACAAACCGGGACTGACTTCCTCGATCACCCGGATCATGGCCGAGCACGGGCTGATTATTTTGGATATCGGCCAAGCCGTCATTCACGATTACCTGACCTGGGGCATATTGGTGCAGATTCCTGACAGCGAAGAATCCGCGAATGTGCTGAAGGAGCTGCTGTTTTGCATTCACGCCTTGAACTTGCAGGTGCAGTTCAAGCCGGTATCAGAGCAGGAGTATTCCGAGTGGGCGAAAGGCAAGGGCAAGGAGCGCTACATTGTCACGCTGTTGGCGCGTGAGATAACCGCAGAGCAGATCGCGCGAGTGTCCGGCATCACCGCGGAACATTATCTGAATATCGATAACATCAGCCGTTTGTCGAGCCGCCTGTCACTTTACGAAGACCGCACAAGCGCCCAGGCCTGCATAGAGTTCGCTGTGCGTGGGACGCCCCAGAATCTGGATGCGTTAAAGGCGGAGTTCCTGCATGTGTCGAACGACCTGAATCTGGACATCGCGTTTCAGAAAGACGATATCTACCGCCGCAACCGTCGTCTGGTGGTCTTTGATATGGACTCCACGCTGATCGAAGCGGAAGTCATTGATGAGCTGGCCAAAGAAGCGGGCGTTGGCGAACAGGTCGCCGAAATCACCGAAAGGGCCATGCGCGGCGAACTGGACTTCTCACAAAGCTTCCGCAAGCGGGTAGGGCTGCTGAAAGGCCTCTCTGAAAGCGTTCTGGAGAAAGTGCAGGCGCGACTGGTGATGACGGAAGGCGCGGAAAAGCTGATTTCCCATCTGCGTATGCTGGGATACAAGACAGCGATTCTCTCCGGCGGCTTCACTTATTTTGCGAAGGAACTCCAGGCCAAGTTGGGCATTGACTATGTCTACGCCAATGAGCTGGATATCAAAGACGGCGTAGTAACGGGTGATGTGACAGGCAGGATTGTCGATGGTGCGCGTAAAGCGGAGCTGTTGCGGGAAATTGCGGAAAAAGAAGGTTTGCGTCTGGAACAGGTGATTGCAGTGGGCGATGGCGCCAACGATCTGCCGATGCTGAGCGCCGCTGGACTGGGTATCGCCTTCCGCGCCAAACCTTTGGTGAAAGAATCCGCCAAGCATGCGATTTCCAATCTGGGGCTCGACAGCATTCTTTATTTGCTGGGGTTGCGGGAAAGCGACACCGCTTTGTTGGCGGGCGGCGAGTAA
- the epmB gene encoding EF-P beta-lysylation protein EpmB, producing the protein MIARNPVAVEVCDAKLDAQSAPSLSWSQQIADMIKSPQELLSLLELPETLLQNALPGHAQFPVRATRDYVRRMKKGDPNDPLLLQVLPLHLEQQAMAGYSADPLSEANYTASKGILQKYHGRALLITTSACAIHCRYCFRRHFPYSEHRQSRAQWKEALATLPGDDSVSEIILSGGDPLMLNNPVLDELLTLIAELPQISKVRLHTRLPIMLPDRIDQGLLDLFSDRPFKTIMVIHANHSAELDDSVEEALARLRPVVHMLLNQTVLLKGVNDDAPTLAALSERLFECGVTPYYLHQLDKVQGAAHFDCGDERLSSLMQALRAQLPGYLVPRLVREIPGAPSKTPIFA; encoded by the coding sequence ATGATAGCCCGAAATCCGGTTGCAGTAGAAGTCTGCGACGCGAAACTTGACGCCCAATCCGCCCCCTCACTCTCTTGGAGCCAGCAAATCGCCGACATGATCAAGTCGCCGCAGGAACTGCTGTCGCTTTTGGAGTTGCCGGAAACGCTATTGCAGAACGCGCTTCCCGGGCATGCGCAGTTTCCGGTGCGGGCGACTCGCGACTATGTGCGCCGCATGAAAAAAGGCGACCCGAATGATCCCCTGTTATTGCAAGTACTACCTCTGCATCTGGAACAGCAGGCAATGGCGGGTTATAGCGCGGATCCACTGAGCGAAGCGAATTACACCGCATCCAAAGGCATCTTGCAGAAGTATCACGGCCGCGCCTTGCTCATTACCACCAGCGCTTGCGCAATCCATTGCCGCTACTGCTTCCGACGCCACTTTCCCTATAGCGAACACCGCCAAAGCCGCGCGCAATGGAAGGAAGCGCTGGCGACCTTGCCGGGCGACGACAGCGTCAGTGAAATCATTCTCAGCGGCGGTGATCCGCTCATGTTGAATAACCCGGTTCTCGATGAACTGCTTACTCTCATCGCAGAGCTGCCGCAGATCAGCAAGGTAAGACTCCATACCCGTCTGCCAATCATGCTTCCTGATCGCATAGATCAGGGACTATTGGACCTGTTCTCTGACCGCCCATTCAAAACAATCATGGTCATCCACGCCAACCACAGCGCGGAACTGGATGACTCCGTGGAAGAAGCCTTGGCGCGACTGCGTCCGGTTGTTCATATGTTGCTGAACCAGACCGTTTTGCTTAAGGGCGTTAATGACGACGCCCCCACTCTCGCCGCTCTCAGCGAGAGATTATTTGAATGCGGCGTCACGCCCTACTATCTGCATCAGCTCGACAAGGTTCAGGGCGCCGCTCATTTTGACTGTGGCGACGAACGTCTTTCTTCTTTAATGCAGGCGTTAAGAGCCCAGCTACCCGGTTATCTGGTTCCACGGCTGGTCAGAGAAATCCCCGGAGCCCCCTCCAAAACGCCCATCTTCGCCTAG
- the asd gene encoding archaetidylserine decarboxylase (Phosphatidylserine decarboxylase is synthesized as a single chain precursor. Generation of the pyruvoyl active site from a Ser is coupled to cleavage of a Gly-Ser bond between the larger (beta) and smaller (alpha chains). It is an integral membrane protein.): MSLFDRLFILSQHLTPQHALSRAIGKLADSRTPFIKNTFIKWFIKRYNVNMQEALLPSAEDYACFNDFFTRALKDGARPIHPDATRLVMPVDGSVSQAGSIDYGKIFQAKGHSFSLVELLGGDLQRAQPFIDGEFATIYLSPKDYHRIHMPIDGELREMIYVPGKLYSVNPLTTENVPALFARNERVVCIFDTPLGPMSMTLVGAMIVASVETVWAGRVAPMGKTVRSYTYKPGEVTIKRGEEMGRFCLGSTVVMTFPKGSMRWREGFKAETPVRLGEDLGEILQTGKVADEQKAD, translated from the coding sequence ATGTCCTTATTTGACCGTCTTTTTATTCTGAGCCAGCATCTGACTCCACAGCACGCGCTATCGCGCGCCATTGGCAAGCTGGCGGATTCCAGGACGCCGTTTATAAAGAACACCTTCATCAAGTGGTTCATCAAGCGTTATAACGTGAACATGCAGGAAGCGTTACTTCCGTCTGCGGAAGATTATGCCTGCTTCAACGACTTTTTTACCCGGGCGTTAAAAGATGGCGCAAGACCTATCCACCCTGACGCCACACGACTGGTGATGCCGGTGGATGGCTCGGTATCGCAGGCTGGCTCCATCGACTACGGCAAAATTTTCCAGGCCAAAGGCCATAGCTTCAGCCTCGTCGAGCTGTTGGGGGGCGACCTGCAAAGGGCGCAGCCATTTATTGACGGCGAGTTCGCAACTATTTATCTATCTCCCAAAGACTATCACCGCATTCACATGCCGATTGACGGCGAGCTACGGGAGATGATCTATGTGCCCGGCAAACTCTACTCGGTCAACCCGCTGACCACTGAGAACGTACCCGCGCTGTTCGCGCGCAATGAACGCGTGGTGTGCATTTTTGACACGCCGCTGGGACCGATGTCCATGACGTTGGTCGGCGCCATGATCGTCGCCAGCGTGGAAACGGTTTGGGCGGGTCGCGTAGCGCCAATGGGCAAAACGGTCCGCAGCTATACCTACAAACCAGGCGAAGTCACGATCAAGCGTGGCGAAGAAATGGGACGCTTCTGCCTGGGCTCAACCGTTGTGATGACCTTCCCTAAAGGCTCCATGCGCTGGCGCGAAGGCTTCAAGGCGGAAACGCCGGTGCGCCTGGGTGAAGATCTCGGCGAAATTCTGCAGACAGGAAAAGTCGCTGACGAACAAAAGGCGGATTAA
- the efp gene encoding elongation factor P: MANYSTNEFKSGLKIMLDGDPCSIIENEFVKPGKGQAFNRVKFRNLKSGRVGERTFKSGDSVEGADVVDLDMEYLYTDGEFYHFMLTDGSFEQHAADVSAVGDTTKWLKEQDVYTVTLYNGAPLSVSPPNFVELEIVETDPGVRGDTAQGGSKPAKLTTGAVVAVPLFINQGEMIKVDTRSGEYVSRVKS, from the coding sequence ATGGCCAACTATTCTACCAACGAATTCAAATCAGGTCTCAAGATTATGCTGGACGGAGACCCTTGTTCCATTATTGAGAACGAGTTTGTCAAACCCGGAAAAGGACAGGCGTTCAACCGGGTCAAGTTCCGTAACCTGAAGTCTGGCCGCGTCGGCGAGCGCACATTCAAATCCGGTGATTCCGTGGAAGGCGCGGATGTCGTGGATCTGGATATGGAATACCTGTACACCGACGGTGAATTCTATCACTTCATGCTGACTGACGGCTCTTTCGAACAGCACGCGGCGGATGTTTCCGCTGTCGGCGACACCACCAAGTGGCTGAAAGAGCAGGACGTCTACACCGTGACTTTATACAACGGCGCGCCACTGTCTGTATCTCCACCCAACTTTGTCGAGCTGGAAATCGTTGAAACTGATCCCGGCGTGCGCGGCGACACCGCTCAAGGCGGCAGCAAGCCAGCCAAGTTGACTACTGGCGCGGTGGTGGCTGTGCCTCTGTTCATTAACCAAGGCGAAATGATCAAGGTCGACACTCGTTCCGGTGAATACGTGAGCCGCGTTAAGAGCTGA